A single region of the Kwoniella botswanensis chromosome 1, complete sequence genome encodes:
- a CDS encoding 6-phosphogluconate dehydrogenase (decarboxylating): MADIDNDQVNDIEIGIVGSGSMGGGMTLLFSQHGSRIGCYDYDKEAVQKLMDEAKQDENVDEKLVHGFTSLEKLIKAFPTGSGDKQKPRILVLSMPHGKPVDGIQNDLLPLLEKGDIVIDGGNEWWEETERRQAKAREQGVEWVGMGVSGGYQSARHGPSMSPGCTKEAWEYLKPYLEKWAAKTPEGEPCVMHIGPGGSGHYVKMIHNGIEHAHLSILCEVRALLHQQLGLSNDEISDLFESWWKSGPLRGNFLVGIGFKGLRFKEGGGIEHAEDGIVEKIEDKVTQDVDLSEGTGTWSTKEIAERHVAAPAIAAAHQLRIISSDKFERLKVADNLGLPQPSQAKEAKFDKGEKDKLLETVQTAVYGAILGAFIQGLDIITKASQDQKWNISLATCIKIWRQGCIIQSDAIAEFFLPLFEKFPPSEPINLLKSIPEIARELAKTYDAQKKLYTIAIETDAVAPALGASLEYLKAVNCRDLDTNFMELELDYFGHHNYDIKGQAEKGHEKGKYHTEFAKMPGV, from the exons ATGGCAGACATTGATAACGACCAGGTCAATGATATCGAGATTGGTATCgtaggaagtggaagtatgggtggg ggTATGACATTGCTTTTCTCACAACACGGCTCAAGAATAGGATGTTACGATTATGACAAAGAAGCTGTTCAAAAGCTAATGGACGAGGCTAAGCAAGATGAGAACGTTGATGAAAAACTGGTACATGGGTTCACATCTTTGGAGAAATTAATCAAAGCTTTCCCTACAGGATCGGGCGATAAGCAGAAACCCAGGATACTCGTGCTTAGTATGCCTCATGGTAAACCGGTTGATGGCATCCAAAACGATTTACTCCCATTGTTGGAAAAGGGTGATATAGTCATTGATGGAGGGAACGAATGGTGGGAAGAGACGGAGAGGAGACAGGCCAAAGCGAGGGAACAGGGAGTCGAATGGGTAGGAATGGGTGTGAGTGGTGGAT ATCAATCTGCTAGACATGGACCATCGATGTCACCCGGATGTACCAAGGAAGCATGGGAGTATCTCAAGCCTTATCTGGAGAAATGGGCAGCTAAAACACCGGAGGGAGAGCCCTGTGTAATGCATATAGGCCcaggtggatcaggtcaTT ACGTCAAGATGATACATAACGGTATTG AACACGCACATCTCTCTATTCTTTGTGAGGTCCGAGCACTCTTACATCAACAACTTGGTTTATCCAACGACGAGATCTCTGATCTGTTCGAGTCATGGTGGAAGTCTGGTCCACTTCGCGGGAATTTCCTCGTCGGCATAGGCTTCAAAGGACTCAGGTTTAAGGAAGGCGGTGGTATAGAACACGCCGAAGATGGTATAGTAGAGAAAATTGAGGATAAAGTCACCCAAGATGTTGATCTATccgaa GGTACGGGCACTTGGTCAACCAAG GAGATCGCCGAAAGACATGTAGCTGCACCTGCGATCGCAGCAGCGCATCAACTTCGTATAATATCTTCTGATAAATTCGAAAGGCTCAAGGTCGCCGATAATCTAGGTCTCCCTCAACCTTCCCAAGCTAAAGAAGCCAAGTTTGACAAAGGGGAGAAAGACAAACTGCTTGAGACTGTACAAACGGCTGTATATGGTGCGATCCTTGGGGCTTTCATTCAAGGACTGGAT ATTATCACCAAAGCGTCTCAAGACCAA AAATGGAACATATCACTGGCGACATGTATCAAGATCTGGAGACAAGGTTGTATCATCCAGTCTG ACGCTATTGCCGagttctttcttccattATTCGAAAAGTTTCCTCCATCGGAGCCAATCAACCTACTCAAGAGTATACCCGAGATAGCCAGGGAATTAGCCAAGACGTACGATGCGCAGAAAAAGCTCTACACCATCGCTATCGAAACTGATGCTGTGGCTCCTGCTCTTGGAGCATCTTTGGAATACCTCAAGGCTGTCAATTGCCGTGATCTCGATACCAACTTTATGGAGTTAGAATTGgact ACTTCGGCCATCATAATTACGACATCAAAGGTCAGGCTGAGAAGGGACATGAGAAGGGTAAATACCATACGGAATTTGCCAAGATGCCAGGAGTGTAA